In one Deltaproteobacteria bacterium genomic region, the following are encoded:
- the rsmH gene encoding 16S rRNA (cytosine(1402)-N(4))-methyltransferase RsmH yields the protein MSTYSETLVEHESVLFQEVLGYLALGGRVESGKPRYLLDCTLGGGGHALGWLKSGENAFLVGIDRDLEAMKRAKARLKDFESRTALIRGNFADAKTLIGKNLNLMPAGFSALGEAMNSFDAILVDLGVSSYQLAEAERGFSFQKDGPLDMRMDQESTITADKIVNAYSLGELKALFQQGGVGQYSGKLARAIIEARPVKSTLELRHLCEEVLGSPRIRRIRNAATGSRQSHPATVPFQALRIAVNDELNAIRSFLADALDLLRPGGRLCVISFHSLEDKVVTQEMRKWKRSEGNPKLPSLEGLEPRGLLLTPSAVVATEAEVCRNPRARSARMRVFEKSVSIGGSL from the coding sequence ATGTCGACATATAGTGAAACTTTGGTGGAGCACGAGTCGGTTCTTTTTCAGGAGGTTTTGGGGTATCTCGCGCTTGGCGGTCGCGTAGAGAGTGGGAAGCCAAGGTATTTGCTCGATTGCACATTGGGGGGAGGAGGGCATGCCCTTGGCTGGCTAAAGAGTGGCGAGAATGCGTTTTTGGTTGGGATCGATCGGGATTTAGAAGCAATGAAGAGAGCGAAAGCCAGATTGAAGGATTTTGAGTCGAGAACCGCGCTCATTAGGGGAAATTTTGCGGATGCGAAAACTCTCATAGGCAAAAATCTAAATCTCATGCCAGCAGGATTTTCCGCTCTAGGTGAAGCTATGAACTCGTTTGATGCGATCCTTGTCGATCTGGGGGTTTCGAGCTACCAACTTGCGGAGGCCGAACGCGGGTTTTCTTTTCAGAAGGACGGTCCGCTGGATATGCGCATGGATCAAGAGTCCACTATTACTGCTGATAAAATTGTAAATGCTTACTCATTAGGTGAGCTGAAGGCTTTGTTCCAGCAGGGTGGCGTGGGCCAGTATTCCGGAAAATTAGCAAGGGCTATTATCGAGGCGCGCCCAGTTAAATCCACACTTGAACTACGACATCTGTGCGAGGAAGTTTTAGGGAGCCCAAGAATTAGGAGAATAAGAAACGCTGCTACTGGCTCTCGTCAATCTCACCCTGCTACGGTTCCCTTTCAGGCCTTACGAATAGCCGTTAACGACGAGCTGAACGCCATTAGGAGCTTTTTGGCAGATGCCTTGGATCTATTGCGACCTGGTGGACGCTTGTGCGTAATTAGCTTCCATTCGCTGGAGGACAAGGTAGTGACTCAAGAGATGCGAAAGTGGAAGCGCAGCGAAGGAAATCCCAAGTTGCCAAGCCTCGAAGGGCTTGAACCTCGAGGCTTGCTGTTAACGCCATCGGCTGTTGTTGCCACGGAGGCAGAGGTTTGTAGAAACCCGCGTGCACGCAGTGCGCGGATGAGAGTTTTTGAGAAGTCTGTATCAATAGGAGGAAGTTTATAA